CCGCATCATATTGCGAGTCAGCCAATCGACATTCTCGGCTCCGGTGTGTTCCAGTATCAAAAGCGTTCCCTCATCCTGAGGCGTCAACGTCCAGGTGATGATCATCGGAGCCGGACGCGGATGCGACTCCTCTTTGGGCACATGAGCCCAACTCCACACGAGCCGTTTGGGAGCGTCCGCTTCCAGAACTTCACATTCAGTGATGCCCGATCCACACAGGCCAGGATCACAACGGAACTCAAATTTATGCCCGACAACGGGCTGATGATTATTCGGTTCCAGCCATTCCGCTAATGCATGAGGATCAGTGATCGCCGCCCAGACATCCTCAGGCGGGTGTGGATAATACCGCTCCTTGCGAATGGTAATTGGTTTGCGTGCGACCATGCTGTCTCCTTTAGTTTAGTTACGTTTTCTTTTGTCTGGCTTTCTTCTTTTCGTCAAGGTATTCGCCGAGCGCGTCGAGCTTGTCATCCCAGTATTTCTCGAACAGCAAGACCCATTGATGCACATCACGCAACCGATTGGCTTCAATACCATAAAGTTGCTCGCGGCCCGATCTGCGACAGTGTACCAGTCCCGCTTCACGAAGGATTCGCAAGTGCTTTGAAACAGCCGGCTGGCTGATGGAAAACGGTTCCCTTAACTGCGTAACATTCCGTTCGCCCTCCCGTGCCAGTCGCAGTAAAAGTTCGCGGCGGGTCGGGTCGGCAATCGCGGAAAAGACATCAGTGTCTGTATCTGAACTGTTCATAAACCACATTGTATAACCTTTTGGTTATATGTCAAGCGGCTCGTTCACAAGACATGAGACTGAATCAACCGGGTGAGCAAGCTTGATGTTCAAGACCGGCGCTAAGAAACATCCATCGGCTCAGAACCGTCGAGAAATGCGGTTTCGACGAGTTGGGGAAGCGCACCGGGACGCAGAATCTCAGTCGTGTTAACAAGTTCCTCACAGGACCACCAGCGGATCGCCTTCAGTGTTTGCCGCTCGCTGTCCGATAACCCTGCCTGATTGATTAGGGGTACTTCCGAGACGCGGCAAACATAGTAGGTTTCGTGGCTGAGCACCACGCCCGCTTCCGGTAGATTCAACCGAACTTCTCGAATGCCAACCTGCCTGCCGATTGTGACATGTGTCAGACCAAGTTCTTCTCGCAACTCACGCCGGAGCGCATTTACTGCTTGCTCCCCTGCTTCAATTCCGCCGCCGGGTGTTGCCCAGTAAGAGAGCACGTCAGGCCGCGCAGGATCAACGGGCGTTGTATCTTGATGCTGGATCAACAGCACCTGATCCTGATAATTCAGCAGAATCGCCCGGGCTGAATGGCGGTGTTGCATAGGAGCCTTATAAAGCCGCCTAAATAGTTTGGGATTTCACACATCGCTCTAAGCAATCACTCAGCTTACTTCTCTCGGATGATTAAAAGCATGGCGTGACTTTTAGAATCAGAGTTTGACTCGTTTTTTTCCTAATTACAATAGATACTCGCGAGGAAATGAGTTTTTCACGGCGGTTAAACGCTCTATACAATGCAAAAGCCACCTTTCCTCATCAATAAAACCGCTCTCAACAAGCCCATTGAGCCGATTAATGTATGAGTCTGCCATCGCGTAAGAAACGGAAGGCAACTTCACCGAATCAAGCCATTGCAATTCCCTTACCAAGCTGTGCTTATCATCACCGAAACGTGCCTTAAACCCATTCATAAAACTCTGCTCTTGGTCACGAGTGAACTCAATAAATGACGTCGATGAATGAACGCGCATTTGAAAGTCTCTAGAAATGTGCCCTGCAGTCTGTTTGATCTGTTTTTTTGTTTCCAGATCTACGGGTGTTATCATCGCCATATTATCAATATAAGCGGGATGCGATAATATTCGCAAATAGGCGTCAACTGTCCTTTTATGCACATCAAAATCCTCCCCACAAAATAGTTCTGGAACGGGGTGAATCAGATTATATTTTCGTAGTGATGTTTCAAGATCACTCAAATATTCTTCACGATACCCAAGACGGATCATGTCCACATACCACGATCTTCTTTTTGGCAAACGTGAGAGTAGATGCAGATTATGAATCCCTGCAAGAAAATCCCGCGGCGATGCGTTATCATGATGTAGTGTAAAGAGGTTTGCAATCCTTTCATCATGTTCATTTCTGGTACGAAGATCACCCGCAATCAGCGCTTCCATCCACTCGTAATCGTATAATCGTTTTGACGTTTTTTTTCTACTGGAGAATATATCTTCAGCGGCTGCCGACCGTAGGACTCCCTCCCAAATCCAGAGCTCACGTCGCAGATCACCATTGGCCAGGTCTCTAATTAGTTGACCAATTTTCTCTGATTGCAAACTATCGAACACAAAGTCTACAAATGATAAAAAATCATCACAATCAGTTAGCTTTGGAGCCCCA
This genomic interval from Gimesia alba contains the following:
- a CDS encoding P-loop NTPase fold protein, translating into MREAAHPHLSKLVNQFSRELVFSDAIRSCLETDILPSRTKFPRRFTESDIESNRYHTKRLAIDDHLNSFPESEEKYEQLLQHLFWRGMDADEEKHVPELYITGPVGCGKSTFIDYYIRHYCPEKGDHAEEFDKKLVVYFDARSFQYHAHANQRFFDAMKKAVDEHCKSHDIEIAIKRPTRDSIDRLQESLQRLSELCETSENFKYLVLVLDNLDNCPVAVQRLVIQYINDIKKYTTIKLFRVIIPLWPTTYDTFSQTTEVLTTGKPRIHLGPPLEKEFIGKRLAVIKDRIVEETSTYVEAHGAPKLTDCDDFLSFVDFVFDSLQSEKIGQLIRDLANGDLRRELWIWEGVLRSAAAEDIFSSRKKTSKRLYDYEWMEALIAGDLRTRNEHDERIANLFTLHHDNASPRDFLAGIHNLHLLSRLPKRRSWYVDMIRLGYREEYLSDLETSLRKYNLIHPVPELFCGEDFDVHKRTVDAYLRILSHPAYIDNMAMITPVDLETKKQIKQTAGHISRDFQMRVHSSTSFIEFTRDQEQSFMNGFKARFGDDKHSLVRELQWLDSVKLPSVSYAMADSYINRLNGLVESGFIDEERWLLHCIERLTAVKNSFPREYLL
- a CDS encoding NUDIX hydrolase, with the protein product MQHRHSARAILLNYQDQVLLIQHQDTTPVDPARPDVLSYWATPGGGIEAGEQAVNALRRELREELGLTHVTIGRQVGIREVRLNLPEAGVVLSHETYYVCRVSEVPLINQAGLSDSERQTLKAIRWWSCEELVNTTEILRPGALPQLVETAFLDGSEPMDVS
- a CDS encoding ArsR/SmtB family transcription factor, which codes for MWFMNSSDTDTDVFSAIADPTRRELLLRLAREGERNVTQLREPFSISQPAVSKHLRILREAGLVHCRRSGREQLYGIEANRLRDVHQWVLLFEKYWDDKLDALGEYLDEKKKARQKKT
- a CDS encoding SRPBCC family protein translates to MVARKPITIRKERYYPHPPEDVWAAITDPHALAEWLEPNNHQPVVGHKFEFRCDPGLCGSGITECEVLEADAPKRLVWSWAHVPKEESHPRPAPMIITWTLTPQDEGTLLILEHTGAENVDWLTRNMMRIGWGYMLKKMVPRVLGHVESGVFRCGAIPIEKRYYTCKTIPDKYVR